Proteins from one Microbacterium proteolyticum genomic window:
- a CDS encoding heavy metal translocating P-type ATPase — protein sequence MSDTRTVTLQVGGMIRATSKNVTEAHLGRQPGVISVDANPVSQTATVTYDPETTSVAHLQQWVIDCGYHCAGQSVPDHICDPAHDPHAHPAQAAPDEHADHGAHAGDAAHAGHDAHADADQPEVHQHHAGTGAAAEHPSGSGSDDHAHAGEAAAHAGHAGAAVAGGHDHGGSAAAGHSAQDMMGHGGHHGGMSMESMIRDMRNRFLVALILSIPITLWSPIGREVIGFEVPAPFGLRDDVFMLILSLPVIFYSAWIFFDGAYRALRARTLDMMVLVAVGVGAGWLYSLIITLTGGGEVFYEAATVLATFVLLGHWVEMRARGGANDAIRRLLELAPARAVVLRDGNEVEIPTSEVVPGDLMLIRPGAKVPTDGTVEEGESEVDESMVTGESMPVEKAPGAEVIGATVNTVGTLRVRATKVGADTALAQIVKLVQEAQNSKAPGQRLADRAAFWLVLVALIGGTLTFLVWFLAGAELPMAILFAITVVVITCPDALGLATPTAIMVGTGLGAKRGVLFKNASGIETAAHIDTVVLDKTGTLTKGEPEVTDYLPVGMDDLELLSLAAALERESEHPLAKAIVQYADSRDIPRRTATAFRNVTGQGATATVDGKQVVLGNARLMAAEGIDISPVAAQQQALADGGRTAIMFAVDGQIAGVIALADAPRDTAKAAIDALHEQGIEVAMLTGDNKPTADRIAALLGIDTVIADVLPEDKSAKIAELQKTGKKVAMVGDGVNDAPALAQADLGIAIGAGTDVAIETADVVLMRSDPLDVAIALKIGKGTLRKMRQNLGWAVGYNAIALPIAAGVFYPAFGIMLTPEIAAISMSGSSVIVAVNALLLKRLRLPAQPSASAAPTAVLENEVQP from the coding sequence ATGAGCGACACCAGAACCGTGACCCTGCAGGTGGGTGGCATGATCCGCGCGACCTCCAAGAACGTCACCGAAGCCCACCTGGGGCGCCAGCCCGGGGTGATCAGCGTCGACGCGAACCCGGTCTCGCAGACCGCGACCGTCACCTACGACCCCGAGACCACCTCGGTCGCGCACCTGCAGCAATGGGTCATCGACTGCGGCTACCACTGCGCCGGCCAGTCCGTCCCGGACCACATCTGCGATCCCGCGCACGACCCGCACGCCCACCCTGCCCAGGCCGCACCCGACGAGCACGCGGACCACGGTGCGCACGCCGGAGACGCTGCGCACGCAGGGCACGATGCGCACGCTGACGCCGACCAACCCGAGGTCCATCAGCATCACGCCGGCACCGGCGCCGCTGCCGAACACCCGAGCGGCTCGGGCTCCGACGACCACGCCCACGCGGGGGAAGCGGCCGCGCACGCGGGCCACGCCGGGGCGGCCGTCGCCGGCGGGCACGATCACGGTGGGAGTGCGGCGGCGGGCCATAGCGCGCAGGACATGATGGGGCACGGCGGGCACCACGGCGGCATGTCGATGGAGTCGATGATCCGCGACATGCGAAACCGGTTCCTGGTCGCCCTGATCCTGTCGATCCCGATCACCTTGTGGTCCCCGATCGGGCGGGAGGTGATCGGGTTCGAGGTGCCGGCCCCGTTCGGGCTGCGCGATGACGTGTTCATGCTGATCCTGTCGCTGCCGGTGATCTTCTACTCGGCGTGGATCTTCTTCGACGGCGCCTACCGGGCGCTGCGGGCGAGGACGCTGGACATGATGGTGCTGGTCGCGGTGGGGGTCGGCGCCGGCTGGCTCTACAGTCTGATCATCACCCTGACCGGCGGCGGCGAGGTGTTCTACGAGGCTGCGACCGTGCTGGCCACCTTCGTGCTCCTGGGCCATTGGGTGGAGATGCGGGCCCGCGGCGGGGCGAACGACGCGATCCGCCGACTGCTGGAGCTCGCGCCGGCCCGCGCGGTCGTCCTCCGCGACGGCAACGAGGTTGAGATCCCCACCTCCGAGGTCGTCCCGGGCGATCTGATGCTGATCCGCCCCGGTGCGAAAGTCCCCACGGACGGCACCGTCGAGGAGGGCGAATCCGAGGTCGACGAGTCGATGGTCACCGGCGAATCCATGCCGGTGGAGAAGGCCCCCGGCGCCGAGGTGATCGGCGCGACCGTGAACACCGTCGGCACCCTCCGGGTGCGGGCCACGAAGGTCGGCGCCGACACGGCGCTGGCGCAGATCGTGAAGCTCGTGCAGGAGGCGCAGAACTCCAAAGCCCCAGGCCAGCGTCTCGCCGACCGGGCCGCGTTCTGGCTCGTCCTGGTCGCCCTGATCGGCGGCACCCTCACCTTCCTGGTGTGGTTCCTCGCCGGGGCCGAGCTGCCGATGGCGATCCTGTTCGCCATCACCGTCGTCGTCATCACCTGTCCCGACGCGCTCGGCCTGGCGACCCCGACCGCGATCATGGTCGGCACCGGGCTCGGTGCCAAGCGCGGGGTGCTGTTCAAGAACGCCTCCGGGATCGAGACCGCCGCCCACATCGACACGGTGGTGCTGGATAAGACCGGCACCCTCACCAAGGGGGAACCGGAGGTCACTGACTATCTCCCGGTCGGGATGGACGACCTCGAGCTGCTCTCCCTCGCGGCCGCACTCGAGCGGGAGTCCGAGCATCCGCTGGCCAAAGCGATCGTGCAGTACGCCGACAGCCGTGACATCCCCCGCCGCACCGCGACCGCGTTCCGCAACGTGACCGGCCAAGGCGCGACCGCCACCGTCGACGGGAAGCAGGTCGTGCTTGGCAACGCCCGCCTGATGGCCGCCGAAGGCATCGACATCTCCCCGGTCGCCGCGCAGCAGCAGGCCCTCGCCGACGGTGGACGCACCGCGATCATGTTCGCCGTCGACGGGCAGATCGCCGGCGTCATCGCTCTGGCCGACGCGCCCCGCGACACCGCCAAAGCCGCCATCGACGCCCTCCACGAACAGGGCATCGAGGTGGCCATGCTCACCGGCGACAACAAACCCACCGCCGACCGCATCGCCGCACTGCTGGGCATCGACACCGTGATCGCCGACGTGCTCCCCGAAGACAAATCCGCCAAGATCGCCGAGCTGCAGAAGACGGGCAAGAAGGTCGCGATGGTCGGCGACGGCGTCAACGACGCCCCCGCGCTGGCCCAAGCCGACCTCGGCATCGCGATCGGCGCCGGCACCGACGTCGCGATCGAGACCGCCGACGTCGTCCTGATGCGCTCCGACCCGCTGGATGTCGCGATCGCGCTCAAGATCGGCAAGGGCACGCTGCGGAAGATGCGCCAGAACCTCGGCTGGGCCGTCGGCTACAACGCGATCGCCCTGCCGATCGCGGCCGGCGTGTTCTACCCCGCGTTCGGGATCATGCTCACCCCCGAGATCGCGGCGATCAGCATGTCCGGCTCCTCCGTCATCGTCGCCGTCAACGCCCTCCTCCTCAAGCGACTGCGGCTACCGGCACAACCCAGCGCAAGCGCCGCGCCAACGGCTGTGCTCGAGAACGAGGTGCAGCCGTGA